The proteins below are encoded in one region of Prunus dulcis unplaced genomic scaffold, ALMONDv2, whole genome shotgun sequence:
- the LOC117613405 gene encoding transcription factor bHLH30-like: MLPFLSWSDQNHYAHDPSLVNLMDGADSILSPAASMTETSRSAEASKSHKEAERRRRQRINTHLSTLRTLLPNTTRTDKASLLAEVVQHVRELRRQADDLARQDGGSCCGGTTGSEPWPFPGELDEATVSYCDGEARLLKATLCCEDRPGLNRDLIQAIRSVQARAIRAEMMTVGGRTKNVVVMQWAGGGGEEEVWALKRALKAVVENRASGSGPGRLVLGNKRARVYGSVYEDENEY, from the exons atgcttccTTTCCTGAGCTGGTCTGATCAAAATCACTACGCACACGACCCGTCGCTGGTCAACCTGATGGACGGCGCAGATTCCATCCTGAGCCCAGCAGCCTCCATGACCGAGACCTCCAGGTCAGCAGAAGCATCCAAGAGCCACAAGGAAGCCGAGAGGAGACGCAGGCAGCGTATCAACACCCACCTCTCCACCCTCCGCACTCTCCTCCCCAACACCACCCGg ACGGACAAGGCGTCGTTGCTAGCGGAGGTGGTGCAGCACGTGCGGGAGCTGAGGAGGCAGGCTGATGACCTTGCGCGACAGGACGGGGGCTCGTGCTGCGGCGGCACCACCGGTTCGGAGCCCTGGCCGTTTCCGGGCGAGTTGGACGAGGCCACGGTGAGCTATTGCGACGGCGAGGCGAGGCTTCTGAAGGCGACGCTGTGTTGCGAGGATAGGCCGGGTCTGAACCGGGACTTGATCCAGGCGATCCGGTCCGTTCAGGCCAGGGCGATCCGGGCCGAGATGATGACTGTTGGGGGGCGGACCAAGAATGTGGTTGTGATGCAATGGGCCGGCGGTGGCGGGGAGGAGGAGGTGTGGGCTTTGAAGCGGGCTTTGAAGGCTGTGGTGGAGAATCGGGCCTCGGGTTCTGGGCCGGGTCGGTTGGTTTTGGGGAATAAACGAGCTCGGGTTTATGGGTCGGTTTATGAGGATGAGAATGAATATTAA
- the LOC117613407 gene encoding beta carbonic anhydrase 5, chloroplastic-like isoform X1 produces MVFPIRSKARRILSTMAAVRPSSTCSNYRRKSSASILTNSAEVEQGTHVELLPSVKRHPVRRLEASNDSMELAHECSNCEGENVSKANNGPDLFGEMKERFLSFKKHKFLKESEHFQTLAQAQAPKFMVIACADSRVCPSNILGFQPGEAFMIRNVANLVPPFENGASETNAALEFAVNTLEVKNILVIGHSSCAGIETLMRMQDDGDSSSLTHSWVINAKVAKLRTKAVAPHLSFDQQCRHCEKESINSSLLNLRTYPWIEDRAKKEMLSLHGGYYDFLRCTFEKWTLDMNGTRPVGGGKYLDEDRELWG; encoded by the exons ATGGTCTTCCCAATCC GCTCAAAAGCTCGTCGGATTCTTTCAACAATGGCAGCTGTAAGACCTTCCTCAACCTGTAGCAATTACAGAAGAAAATCCTCTGCCTCAATCCTG ACAAATTCTGCAGAAGTTGAACAAGGAACCCATGTAGAATTACTGCCTTCAGTCAA AAGACACCCAGTTAGAAGGCTGGAGGCTTCAAATGATTCCATGGAACTTGCCCATGAATGTTCAAATTGTGAAGGAGAAAATGTGTCAAAAGCTAATAATGGGCCTGACTTGTTTGGTGAGATGAAAGAGAGATTTCTGAGTTTTAAGAAGCACAAATTTTT GAAAGAGTCAGAGCATTTCCAAACTCTAGCTCAAGCTCAAGCACCCAAG TTCATGGTGATTGCTTGTGCAGACTCTAGGGTATGTCCCTCTAACATCCTAGGCTTTCAACCTGGAGAAGCATTCATGATTAGAAACGTAGCAAACCTTGTTCCCCCTTTTGAG AATGGAGCATCAGAAACTAATGCTGCCCTTGAGTTTGCAGTAAATACTCTTGAA GTTAAGAATATATTAGTCATTGGCCACAGTAGCTGTGCAGGAATTGAGACTCTCATGAGAATGCAAGATGATGGTGATTCAAG TAGCTTAACTCATAGTTGGGTTATCAATGCCAAAGTTGCCAAACTAAGAACAAAAGCTGTTGCACCACACCTTAGCTTTGATCAGCAATGCAGACACTGTGAGAAG GAATCAATCAATAGTTCATTATTGAATTTACGGACATACCCATGGATAGAAGACAGAGCAAAGAAAGAGATGCTCTCTCTTCATGGAGGATATTATGATTTCTTGAGGTGTACGTTTGAGAAATGGACTCTTGATATGAATGGTACCAGACCTGTAGGAGGAGGCAAATACTTGGACGAAGATCGAGAACTTTGGGGCTAA
- the LOC117613407 gene encoding beta carbonic anhydrase 5, chloroplastic-like isoform X2, translating to MVFPIRSKARRILSTMAAVRPSSTCSNYRRKSSASILTNSAEVEQGTHVELLPSVKRHPVRRLEASNDSMELAHECSNCEGENVSKANNGPDLFGEMKERFLSFKKHKFLKESEHFQTLAQAQAPKFMVIACADSRVCPSNILGFQPGEAFMIRNVANLVPPFENGASETNAALEFAVNTLEVKNILVIGHSSCAGIETLMRMQDDGDSSLTHSWVINAKVAKLRTKAVAPHLSFDQQCRHCEKESINSSLLNLRTYPWIEDRAKKEMLSLHGGYYDFLRCTFEKWTLDMNGTRPVGGGKYLDEDRELWG from the exons ATGGTCTTCCCAATCC GCTCAAAAGCTCGTCGGATTCTTTCAACAATGGCAGCTGTAAGACCTTCCTCAACCTGTAGCAATTACAGAAGAAAATCCTCTGCCTCAATCCTG ACAAATTCTGCAGAAGTTGAACAAGGAACCCATGTAGAATTACTGCCTTCAGTCAA AAGACACCCAGTTAGAAGGCTGGAGGCTTCAAATGATTCCATGGAACTTGCCCATGAATGTTCAAATTGTGAAGGAGAAAATGTGTCAAAAGCTAATAATGGGCCTGACTTGTTTGGTGAGATGAAAGAGAGATTTCTGAGTTTTAAGAAGCACAAATTTTT GAAAGAGTCAGAGCATTTCCAAACTCTAGCTCAAGCTCAAGCACCCAAG TTCATGGTGATTGCTTGTGCAGACTCTAGGGTATGTCCCTCTAACATCCTAGGCTTTCAACCTGGAGAAGCATTCATGATTAGAAACGTAGCAAACCTTGTTCCCCCTTTTGAG AATGGAGCATCAGAAACTAATGCTGCCCTTGAGTTTGCAGTAAATACTCTTGAA GTTAAGAATATATTAGTCATTGGCCACAGTAGCTGTGCAGGAATTGAGACTCTCATGAGAATGCAAGATGATGGTGATTCAAG CTTAACTCATAGTTGGGTTATCAATGCCAAAGTTGCCAAACTAAGAACAAAAGCTGTTGCACCACACCTTAGCTTTGATCAGCAATGCAGACACTGTGAGAAG GAATCAATCAATAGTTCATTATTGAATTTACGGACATACCCATGGATAGAAGACAGAGCAAAGAAAGAGATGCTCTCTCTTCATGGAGGATATTATGATTTCTTGAGGTGTACGTTTGAGAAATGGACTCTTGATATGAATGGTACCAGACCTGTAGGAGGAGGCAAATACTTGGACGAAGATCGAGAACTTTGGGGCTAA